One genomic window of Vicugna pacos chromosome 18, VicPac4, whole genome shotgun sequence includes the following:
- the LRWD1 gene encoding leucine-rich repeat and WD repeat-containing protein 1, with product MGPLSARLLIQRGRPKSDRLGKIRSLDLSGLKLLSEHLDPKLLSRLKQLQELDLSNNQLETLPANLGLSHLRILHCANNQLGDVTALCQFPQLEELSLEGNPFLTVSDNLKVSFLLPKLRKVNGKDASSTCSQVENLNRELTIRVTAHWEKFMATLSPEEGAEKAQADFVKSAVRDVRYGPDSLSDFTQWRVRMISEELVASGRAQVHEADIPEKPPQATATLEPRVRPVASKRLGDVPLSLSPNKRMCTSPLAQVEGSPMGPDGSQPALQLEPLHFLQCHSKNNSPQDLDTQLWACAFEPAWEEGQAGATSQTVATCGGEAVCVIDCQTGMVLHKYKAPGEEFFSVAWTALMVVTQAGHKKRWSVLAAAGLRGLVRLLHVRAGFCCGVIRAHKKAIATLCFSPTHETHLFTASYDKRIILWDIGVPNHDYEFQASQLLTLDATSIALRLCPVASCPDTYLLAGCEGGCCCWDVRLDQPQKRRVCEVEFVFSEGSEASGRRVDGLAFVNEDVVASKGSGLGTICLWSWSQTWGSRGSQSTVAVVVLARLQWSLTELAYFSLSTCPDEGTVLCGDEEGNVWLYDVRHILAQQPPLLAAPQPPTQILKWPQPQALGQTVTRTMVNMVVANSTFTYLTALTDSNIVAIWRRNQP from the exons ATGGGCCCCCTCTCGGCGCGGCTGCTGATCCAGCGGGGGCGACCCAAGAGCGACCGGCTGGGAAAGATCCGGAGCCTGGA cctaTCGGGGCTGAAGCTGCTCTCAGAGCACTTGGACCCCAAGCTCCTGAGCCGCCTGAAGCAGCTGCAAGAGCTGGACCTCTCCAACAACCAACTGGAGACGCTGCCCGCCAACCTGGGCCTGTCCCACCTGCGCATCCTCCATTGTGCCAACAACCAGCTGGGTGATGTCACCGCCCTGTGCCAGTTCCCACAGCTCGAGGAGCTCAGCTTGGAGGGCAACCCCTTCCTGACA GTCAGTGACAACCTGAAagtttccttcctcctgcccaaGCTCCGTAAAGTCAATGGCAAGGATGCTTCCTCAACTTGCTCTCAGGTGGAGAACTTGAACCGGGAGCTGACCATCAGG GTTACAGCTCACTGGGAGAAGTTCATGGCCACACTGAGCCCAGAGGAGGGGGCGGAAAAGGCCCAGGCAGACTTTGTGAAGTCTGCTGTCCGGGATGTCCGCTACGGGCCCGACTCTCTCAGCGACTTCACCCAGTGGCGG GTGCGGATGATCTCTGAGGAACTGGTGGCCTCTGGTAGGGCTCAGGTGCATGAGGCTGACATCCCAGAGAAGCCCCCCCAAGCTACAGCTACACTGGAACCCAGG GTCAGGCCAGTGGCCTCGAAACGACTGGGCGATGTCCCACTCAGCCTCTCTCCCAACAAGCGGATGTGCACCTCCCCGTTGGCCCAGGTGGAGGGCAGCCCCATGGGCCCTGATGGCAGCCAG CCTGCCCTGCAGCTGGAGCCCCTGCACTTCCTGCAATGCCACAGCAAGAACAACAGTCCTCAGGACCTGGACACCCAGCTCTGGGCCTGCGCCTTCGAGCCGGCCTGGGAGGAGG ggcaggcaggggccaCTTCCCAGACCGTGGCCACGTGTGGCGGGGAGGCCGTGTGTGTGATCGACTGCCAGACAGGCATGGTGCTGCACAAATACAAGGCGCCTGGCGAG gagtTCTTCTCGGTGGCCTGGACAGCCCTGATGGTGGTCACACAGGCTGGCCACAAGAAGCGCTGGAGCGTGCTGGCAGCTGCTGGCCTGCGTGGCTTGGTCCGGCTGCTGCACGTGCGTGCTGGCTTCTGCTGTGGGGTCATCCGGGCCCACAAGAAGGCCATCGCCACCCTCTGCTTCAGCCCCACCCATGAGACCCACCTCTTCA CGGCCTCCTATGACAAGCGGATCATCCTCTGGGACATCGGGGTGCCCAACCATGATTATGAATTCCAGGCCAG CCAGCTGCTCACACTGGATGCCACCTCCATCGCCCTGCGCCTCTGCCCCGTCGCCTCCTGCCCAGATACCTACCTGCTGGCCGGCTGTGAgggtggctgctgctgctgggacGTGCGGCTGGACCAGCCTCAAAAGAGGAG GGTGTGTGAAGTGGAGTTCGTCTTCTCTGAGGGCTCCGAGGCATCTGGACGGAGAGTAGATGGGCTGGCGTTTGTTAATGAGGATGTCGTGG CCTCCAAGGGGAGTGGCCTGGGCACCATCTGCCTGTGGAGCTGGAGCCAGACATGGGGGAGCCGGGGCAGCCAGTCCACGGTGGCGGTGGTGGTCCTGGCTCGGCTGCAGTGGTCGCTCACCGAGCTGGCCTACTTCTCACTCAGCACCTGTCCTG ATGAGGGGACTGTGCTCTGTGGGGACGAGGAGGGCAACGTGTGGCTCTACGATGTCCGGCACATCCTGGCGCAGCAGCCTCCGCTGCTCGCAGCCCCACAGCCCCCCACGCAG ATCCTTAagtggccccagccccaggccctgggccagACAGTGACCAGGACTATGGTGAACATGGTAGTGGCCAACTCCACCTTCACCTACCTCACCGCTCTGACGGACTCCAACATTGTTGCCATCTGGAGGAGAAACCAGCCTTGA
- the ALKBH4 gene encoding alpha-ketoglutarate-dependent dioxygenase alkB homolog 4, with protein sequence MAAAAVAAPEVLRECGCKGIRTCLVCERQRGGDPPWQHPPQKTHRFIYYVDTGWAVGAEESDFEGWAFPFPGVTLIEDFVTQEEEAEMVQLMDCEPWKLSQSGRRKQDYGPKVNFRKQKLKTAGFQGLPSFSREVVRRMGLYPVLEDFRPVEQCNLDYCPERGSAIDPHLDDAWLWGERLVSLNLLSSTVLSMSREAPGSLLLCLAPSGFPEALVEGVMAPSRSVLCQEVEVAVPLPRRSLLVLTGAARHQWKHAIHRRHIEARRVSATFRELSAEFGPGGRQQELGRELLQISLSFEGRPL encoded by the exons ATGGCGGCCGCGGCGGTGGCGGCCCCTGAGGTCCTTCGGGAATGCGGCTGCAAGGGCATCCGGACCTGTCTGGTCTGCGAGCGCCAGCGAGGAGGTGACCCGCCCTGGCAGCACCCCCCGCAG AAAACACACCGGTTCATTTACTATGTTGACACTGGCTGGGCCGTGGGGGCTGAGGAATCTGACTTTGAAGGCTGGGCCTTCCCCTTCCCAGGCGTGACACTGATCGAGGACTTCGTGACTCAGGAGGAAGAAGCCGAGATGGTGCAGCTGATGGACTGTGAACCCTGGAAGCTCTCACAGTCTGGGCGGAGGAAGCAG GACTATGGCCCCAAGGTCAACTTTCGGAAACAGAAGCTAAAGACCGCTGGCTTCCAAGGCCTCCCCAGCTTCAGCCGGGAGGTGGTGCGGAGAATGGGCCTCTACCCTGTCCTGGAGGACTTCCGGCCCGTGGAGCAGTGTAACCTGGACTACTGCCCAGAGCGGGGCTCGGCCATCGACCCCCACCTGGATGACGCCTGGCTGTGGGGGGAACGGCTGGTGAGCCTCAACCTGCTGTCCTCCACTGTGCTGTCCATGTCCCGGGAGGCACCTGGCAGCCTGCTGCTCTGCCTGGCCCCATCCGGCTTCCCGGAGGCCCTGGTGGAAGGCGTGATGGCCCCCAGCAGGTCCGTTCTGTGCCAGGAGGTGGAGGTGGCCGTCCCCCTGCCCCGCCGCTCTCTGCTGGTGCTCACGGGAGCCGCGCGACACCAGTGGAAGCACGCCATCCACCGCAGACACATCGAGGCCCGCCGCGTGAGCGCCACCTTCAGGGAGCTGTCAGCTGAGTTCGGTCCTGGTGGGAGGCAGCAAGAGCTAGGGCGGGAACTCCTGCAAATCTCACTCTCCTTTGAGGGGAGACCCCTGTGA